The following are encoded together in the Naumannella cuiyingiana genome:
- a CDS encoding quinone-dependent dihydroorotate dehydrogenase has protein sequence MTDPLLIGYRRLLRPALFRLGRGDPESAHERALGLLARVSAIPAARAGLSALHAPGEPIEVAGIAFGNRVGLAAGLDKQGAAVRAWGPLGFGHVELGTVTPRPQPGNPRPRIHRFPRSGAIVNAMGFPSEGATALAARLARLGIRRGDGAAGARIGISIGKNKDTPLADAPGDYLAAFAALHAHADYIAVNVSSPNTPGLRTLQDAGTLGELLRALTAAARSADPARPVPIMVKVAPDLGPDALDELLSVCVGAGVAGLIAGNTTLDRTGLAPADRRPATDLAGGLSGRPLTRRALGVVRHLARRGPLPVIGAGGIMTPDDACAMFDAGARLVQLYTGWIYSGPALVNAINRLPYPCRPEE, from the coding sequence CGGCTCGGGCGGGGCGATCCCGAGTCCGCGCACGAGCGCGCGCTCGGCCTGCTGGCCCGGGTCTCGGCGATACCGGCGGCCCGGGCCGGGCTGTCGGCCCTGCACGCCCCGGGCGAGCCGATCGAGGTCGCCGGCATCGCGTTCGGCAATCGGGTGGGGTTGGCCGCGGGTCTGGACAAGCAGGGCGCGGCGGTCCGCGCCTGGGGTCCCCTCGGCTTCGGCCATGTCGAGCTCGGGACCGTCACCCCCCGACCGCAGCCGGGCAACCCCCGGCCACGGATCCATCGCTTCCCGCGCTCGGGCGCCATCGTCAACGCGATGGGATTTCCCAGCGAGGGAGCCACCGCTCTCGCCGCGCGCCTGGCCCGGCTGGGCATCCGTCGCGGCGATGGCGCCGCCGGCGCCCGGATCGGGATCTCGATCGGGAAGAACAAGGACACCCCGCTGGCGGACGCACCCGGGGACTACCTCGCCGCATTCGCCGCGCTGCATGCCCACGCCGACTACATCGCCGTGAACGTCTCCAGCCCCAACACCCCCGGCCTGCGGACCCTGCAGGATGCCGGCACGCTGGGCGAGCTGTTGCGGGCCCTCACCGCGGCCGCGCGGTCCGCCGATCCGGCGCGGCCCGTGCCGATCATGGTCAAGGTGGCGCCCGACCTGGGACCGGATGCCCTGGACGAACTGCTCTCCGTCTGTGTGGGGGCCGGAGTCGCCGGACTGATCGCCGGCAACACGACGCTCGACCGCACCGGGCTGGCGCCCGCCGACCGGCGCCCGGCCACCGACCTCGCCGGTGGCCTCTCCGGTCGGCCGTTGACCCGGCGCGCGTTGGGCGTCGTTCGCCACCTCGCCCGACGCGGGCCGTTGCCGGTGATCGGAGCGGGCGGCATCATGACCCCCGACGACGCATGCGCGATGTTCGACGCGGGCGCCCGGCTGGTGCAGCTCTACACGGGCTGGATCTATTCGGGTCCCGCGCTGGTCAATGCGATCAATCGGCTCCCGTACCCGTGCCGACCCGAGGAGTGA